Proteins encoded within one genomic window of Bradyrhizobium sp. 186:
- a CDS encoding branched-chain amino acid ABC transporter permease has product MLDMILSQAVNGLVLGFLYVLIAIGLSIIFGMLGIVNFAHGAFFAVGAYLAYALAKEFGWWAALAAPLLTGAIGIVVEMVLIRHLYGKEPLLGLILTFALALLAEAVLRLIFGGAPVPFTAPKFLAGFVEYGPILITKYRMFVLVTTALALVAFWAFLAYTPYGRIIRAGSRDPEMVGLLGINLPVVFSGVFGIGCLLAGLGGLLAAPLWTITPSMAAGAIMPAFVIVTIGGLGSFLGAVVAGLLVGITTAMTIQFQPEWSGAAMYILMAAILLVRPRGLFGERWERFE; this is encoded by the coding sequence ATGCTCGACATGATCCTGTCGCAGGCCGTCAATGGCCTGGTGCTCGGCTTTCTCTACGTTCTGATCGCGATCGGCCTGTCGATCATCTTCGGCATGCTCGGCATCGTCAATTTCGCGCATGGCGCCTTCTTCGCCGTCGGCGCCTATCTCGCTTATGCCCTAGCCAAGGAATTCGGCTGGTGGGCCGCGCTTGCCGCGCCGCTGTTGACAGGCGCCATCGGCATCGTCGTGGAGATGGTCCTGATCCGGCACCTCTACGGCAAGGAACCGCTGCTCGGGCTGATCCTGACCTTCGCGCTCGCGCTCCTGGCGGAGGCGGTGTTGCGGCTGATCTTCGGCGGAGCGCCCGTGCCCTTCACTGCGCCGAAATTCCTGGCCGGCTTCGTCGAATACGGCCCGATCCTGATCACCAAATACAGGATGTTCGTGCTGGTCACGACCGCGCTGGCGTTGGTCGCGTTCTGGGCTTTTCTCGCCTACACGCCTTACGGCCGGATCATCCGCGCCGGATCGCGCGATCCGGAGATGGTCGGCCTGCTCGGCATCAACCTGCCGGTCGTCTTCAGCGGCGTGTTCGGCATCGGCTGCCTGCTCGCCGGCCTTGGCGGGCTCTTGGCGGCACCGCTCTGGACCATCACGCCGTCGATGGCCGCCGGCGCAATCATGCCGGCCTTCGTGATCGTCACCATCGGCGGCCTCGGCTCTTTCCTGGGGGCCGTCGTGGCCGGCCTCCTGGTCGGCATCACCACGGCGATGACCATCCAGTTCCAGCCGGAATGGTCGGGCGCGGCCATGTACATCCTGATGGCCGCAATTCTCCTCGTCCGCCCGCGCGGACTGTTCGGCGAACGCTGGGAGAGGTTCGAGTGA
- a CDS encoding branched-chain amino acid ABC transporter ATP-binding protein/permease: MTSLALLRHPAFVAALVLTALTAAWSLLGAPISLITQIAIYTLYGAGVNLLVGYTGLVPFGASVFFGCASYAAAFFILGRYGNDLVSLLLSTVFSALLALVVGAIILRRRGLYFSLLTLAFSQIAFEIAFKWTAVTGGENGLQGVYRTSFAGPWPFHIFVVAVTVICIWLMWRIAHSPFGRVLQAVRDNEQRASSLGYNVHRFRHGALILTGTFVGFGGGLLTLMLEGVYANNLSWQHAGDSLLMTVLGGVHHVLGPLWGAIAFILLEDRLSAITENWWLAFAPILMLFALTSPEGIQGLWQRLFGRQRWTLVRPDIPTRPAAIIPFASSAAKVDRGKPLLQTIALSKNFGSLVTAKSIDLEVHSGVLHSIIGPNGAGKTTFFNMLSGALKSSGGRIMFDGSDVTRAPMHVRARLGIGRSFQILSIFQNLTVFENVRVAVQAQRRGSARMLADAYAMEEVNAKTWSILDAVGLAEVAAEPCINLPHGAKRLLEIGITLAIDSKLLLLDEPLAGLAEADRVVVADLIRKLAQTHGVLLIEHDIDRVLAISDRISVLHQGRMIADGKPADVAANPDVVAAYLGAAKDGTRSPPPAIERMAHAKAPVLLAANGVSAGYGGSTVLEAVDLAVHAGEAVALLGRNGVGKTTLLRTLSGTLAISSGSIAFDDKPLARLKPYEINRLGISLVPEGRRLFPNLTVVENLQLAARAGGIALDEVFDLFPRLRERRAAKAESLSGGERQMVAIARALVVPSKLILLDEPFEGLAPAVIKEVMDALVKLRGKVAMVIVEHHAETVLPIVDRAYVLVNGQIAFAGDAVILERDHDLQARLLGVVQAEAPQARGAA; the protein is encoded by the coding sequence GTGACAAGTCTCGCTCTGTTGCGCCATCCGGCGTTTGTCGCCGCCCTCGTTCTCACCGCGCTCACCGCGGCCTGGTCGCTGCTCGGCGCGCCCATCTCGCTGATCACACAGATCGCGATCTACACGCTCTATGGCGCCGGCGTGAATCTGCTGGTCGGCTATACCGGGCTCGTCCCCTTCGGCGCCTCGGTGTTCTTCGGTTGCGCGAGCTATGCGGCGGCTTTCTTCATCCTCGGCCGCTATGGCAACGATCTCGTCTCGCTGCTGCTGTCGACGGTGTTCTCGGCGCTCCTGGCGCTCGTGGTCGGCGCCATCATCCTGCGCCGCCGGGGACTGTACTTCTCGCTGTTGACGCTCGCGTTCTCGCAGATCGCCTTCGAGATCGCCTTCAAATGGACCGCTGTGACCGGCGGCGAGAACGGTCTTCAGGGCGTTTATCGGACGAGCTTTGCCGGACCATGGCCTTTCCACATCTTCGTGGTCGCGGTCACCGTGATCTGCATCTGGCTGATGTGGCGGATCGCCCACTCCCCGTTCGGCCGCGTTCTGCAGGCGGTGCGCGACAATGAGCAGCGGGCGAGCAGCCTCGGCTACAACGTCCATCGTTTCCGGCATGGCGCGCTGATCCTCACCGGCACCTTCGTCGGATTCGGCGGCGGCCTGCTCACCCTCATGCTCGAGGGCGTCTATGCCAACAATCTGAGCTGGCAGCATGCCGGCGACTCCCTGCTGATGACCGTGCTCGGCGGCGTGCATCACGTGCTCGGGCCGCTATGGGGCGCCATCGCCTTCATTCTGCTGGAAGACCGCCTGTCGGCCATCACGGAAAACTGGTGGCTGGCCTTCGCACCCATCCTGATGCTGTTCGCGCTAACCTCTCCGGAAGGAATCCAGGGCCTGTGGCAACGGCTCTTCGGCCGGCAGCGCTGGACGCTCGTGCGTCCCGACATCCCGACCCGACCTGCCGCCATCATCCCATTCGCAAGCAGCGCCGCCAAGGTCGACCGCGGTAAGCCGCTGCTGCAGACCATCGCCCTGAGTAAGAACTTCGGCAGCCTGGTGACGGCGAAAAGCATCGACCTCGAGGTCCACAGCGGCGTGCTTCACAGCATCATCGGACCGAACGGCGCCGGCAAGACTACGTTCTTCAACATGCTGTCCGGCGCGCTGAAGTCCAGCGGCGGGCGCATCATGTTCGACGGCAGCGACGTCACCCGGGCGCCCATGCATGTTCGGGCCCGGCTCGGCATCGGGCGCTCGTTCCAGATCCTGTCGATCTTCCAGAACCTGACCGTGTTCGAGAATGTCCGCGTGGCCGTGCAGGCTCAGCGCAGGGGATCGGCCAGGATGCTCGCCGATGCCTATGCGATGGAGGAGGTCAATGCCAAGACCTGGTCGATCCTCGATGCCGTCGGCCTTGCCGAAGTCGCGGCCGAACCGTGCATCAACCTACCCCACGGCGCCAAGCGCCTCCTCGAGATCGGCATTACGCTCGCGATCGATTCCAAGCTGCTGCTGCTCGATGAACCGCTGGCCGGGCTCGCCGAGGCCGATCGCGTCGTCGTCGCCGATCTCATCAGGAAGCTCGCGCAGACTCACGGCGTGCTCCTGATCGAGCACGACATCGATCGCGTCCTTGCGATCTCCGACCGCATCTCCGTCCTGCACCAGGGCCGGATGATCGCCGACGGCAAGCCGGCCGACGTGGCTGCCAATCCCGACGTGGTCGCAGCCTATCTCGGTGCCGCCAAGGACGGCACGCGGTCGCCACCGCCGGCGATCGAGCGGATGGCCCATGCGAAGGCGCCGGTGCTGCTCGCGGCCAACGGCGTGTCGGCAGGCTACGGCGGCAGCACGGTCCTTGAGGCGGTTGATCTTGCGGTTCACGCCGGCGAAGCCGTTGCCCTGCTCGGCCGCAATGGCGTCGGCAAGACGACCTTGCTGCGAACCCTCAGCGGCACGCTTGCGATCAGCAGCGGCAGCATCGCGTTCGACGACAAGCCACTGGCGCGCCTCAAGCCCTACGAGATCAACCGCCTGGGCATCTCGCTCGTTCCCGAAGGACGCCGGCTCTTCCCCAACCTCACCGTCGTCGAGAACCTGCAGCTCGCCGCGCGCGCTGGCGGCATCGCCCTGGACGAGGTGTTCGACCTGTTCCCGCGCCTGCGCGAGCGTCGTGCGGCCAAGGCCGAGAGTCTGTCCGGCGGCGAGCGGCAGATGGTCGCGATCGCGCGCGCCCTCGTGGTGCCGAGCAAGCTGATCCTGCTCGACGAGCCGTTCGAGGGCCTCGCGCCGGCCGTCATCAAAGAAGTCATGGACGCCCTCGTCAAGCTACGCGGCAAGGTCGCCATGGTGATCGTCGAGCACCACGCCGAGACCGTGCTGCCGATCGTCGACCGCGCCTACGTGCTGGTGAACGGCCAGATTGCCTTTGCCGGTGACGCCGTGATCCTCGAACGTGACCATGACCTGCAGGCCCGGCTGCTCGGCGTGGTCCAGGCGGAAGCGCCACAGGCCCGCGGAGCGGCCTAG